Part of the Ornithinimicrobium flavum genome, CTCATGGACTCCGAGGTGGACAACCTGAACCGGCGCATCCTGGAGCGCGCGGCCGGCACCGCCGCGCTCATCATGGCCGTCCAGCGCAACGTGGCCGAGACCGAGTCCCGGATGCGCGGCGACCTTCTCGTGGACCTGCTCCTGGGGCGCGCCGGACGGGGTCGTTGGCGGCGCGCGCCAGCGTGCTCGGCGTCGACCTCGCCCGGCCGCACGCGGTGGTCGTGGCCGCCGGGGCGGACCCGGTGGCGGTCCAGTGGGCCAAGGACCACGCCGCCGCAGGTGGGGGCCTGTGCGCCGAGGTCGGGGACCGCGTGGTCCTGGTGCTGCCCGGGCAGGACGCCGTCGGGGCCGGCCGGTATGTCGTCGACCGCGCGGGCGGTGCCCCCCCGAACTCCGGGGCGAGCCAGGGACGCACCCGCCGGACCGTCGGACGGGCGCCCCTCACCGCCGGTGTCGCCGGCCCCGTCACCGGAGTGGAGGGGGTCCGGTCCGCGTACGACGAGGCGACCAGCTGCCTGGAGGCGCTGCTGTCGCTCGGCCGCAGGGGCGAGGTGGCCGACGCCCCCTCGCTCGGGTTCGTCGGCCTGCTCCTCGGTGGCGGTGCCCCCTCGGACTACGTGACCAGGCACCTCGGCCCCGTCCTGGACTACGACCGCGAGCGTCGCACGGCGCTGCTGGAGACGCTGGCCGCCTGGCTGGCCGAGGACCGCCACCTGGGTCGGACGGGCGAGCGCCTGCACGTGCATCCCAACACCGTCACCCAGCGGCTGGACCGGATCGGGCAACTCCTGGGGAACGGCTGGCAAGGTCCTGACCGCCTGCTCGAGCTGGCCCTGGCGGTCCGGCTGCGCCAGGTGCTGCGGGACTGACCCGACCTAGGCTTCGAGCATGCCCGATATCACCTGGTCCCCGACGCCGGAGAGCCTCGAGGCCGCCCGCCTCACCGGCTTCCTGCGCCGGATGGAGCAGCAGCACGGCCTGGAGCTGCCCGACTACCCCACCGCGCACGCCTGGTCGGTCCGGGAGCTGCCGGCGTTCTGGGACGGGGTGCGGGAGTTCTTCGACGTCGTCGGAGACGGCCTCCAGGACGCGCGGGCCGACGGGAGGGTGCTCGTCGAGGACCGGATGCCGGGTGCGGTGTGGTATCCCGACGCGCGGCTGAACCTCGCCGAGAACGCCCTGCGTCACGCCGCCGACCCCGCCCTGGCCGACGAGCCGGCCGTCGTGCACGTGGGCGAGGACGACACCCTCACGACCACCACCTGGGCGCAGCTGGAGCGCCAGGTCGCCTCCCTGGCCTCCCACCTGCGCCGCCTCGGCGTCGGTCCTGGCGACCGGGTGGTCGCCAGCCTGCCGAACGTGCCGGTCACCATCGTCGCCATGCTCGCGACGGCGAGCGTCGGGGCCGTCTGGGCGGTGGCCAGCCCCGACCTGTCTCCGGCGGCCACCGTCGACCGGCTCGCCCAGCTGGAGCCGGTCGTGCTCATCGGGTGCGACGGCTACGTCTTCAACGGGCGCCGGGTGGAGCTCGGCGAGCACCTGGCGGCCGTCGAGGCCGGCCTGCCCTCGGTGCGGCATACCCTGCTGGCCCGTCTCCTGGACCCCGAGGCCGACCCTGGGGACCGCACGGCCCTGGGAGCCGGGCTCAGCCGGCTCACGGCCGAGGTGGAGGCCGACCATGCCCGTGTCCCCTTCGACCACCCCCTGTGGGTCCTGTTCTCCTCCGGCACCACCGGGCGGCCCAAGGGCCTGGTCCACGGCCACGGCGGCATCACGCTGGAGGCGCTGAAGATGGTCGGGCTGCAGCAGGACGTCGGCCCGGGGGACCGCTACTTCGTCGCCGCCAACACCTCCTGGGTGGTGTGGAACCTGCTGGTCAACACCCTGGTGGCGGGTGCCTCGGTGGTGACCTACGCCGGGTCGCCCGTCCTGCGGGGACCCGGCCGCCTGTTCGAGATCCTGGAGCTGACGGGGGCGACCGCGTTCGGCACCGGCGCCGCGTACCTGCAGATGGTGCAGGGCGCCGGCCTGCGACCGGGGGAGGACCGGGATCTCCACCGCCTGCGCTCGGTGCTGTCCACCGGGTCGCCGCTCCCGGCCTCGACGTGGCGCTGGTTCCACGAGGCGGCCGCACCTGCCGCCCACCTGGGCAGCGACTCCGGCGGGACGGACATCTGCTCGATCTTCCTCGGCTCCAACCCGCTGCAGCCCGTCCACCTCGGCGAGCTGCAGGGGCCCGCCCTGGGCGTGGACGTGCAGGCCTGGGACGAGCAGGGCCGGCGCGTCGTCGGGGAGGTGGGCGAGATGGTCATCACCCGTCCGATGCCGTCGATGCCCGTCCGTCTGTGGGAGGACCCGGACGGCTCGCGCTACCGGGACGCCTACTTCGACACCTGGCCCGGCGTGTGGCGCCACGGGGACTGGGTCACCGAGACCACGCGTGGCGGCTTCGTCGTCCACGGACGCTCGGACGCCACCCTCAACCGGCAGGGGGTGCGCCTCGGGACCGCCGACATCTACGCGGCGCTGGAGGAGGTCCCGGAGGTGCGGGACTCGCTGTGCATCGGTGCCGAGCAGCCCGACGGCGACTACTGGATGCCCCTCTTCGTCGTCCTGACCGACGGGGAGACGCTGGACGACGGTCTCGAGCGCCGGATCCGGGAGGCTATCCGTCGGCGCTGCTCCGCCCGGCACCTGCCGGACGAGATCGTCCAGGCACCCCAGATCCCCGTCACCCACTCCGGCAAACGGGTCGAGGTGCCCGTCAAGCGACTGTTCAGCGGCGTGGCCCCGAGCAGCGCCGTGAACGTGCAGTCGGTGGCCAACCCGGAGGCGATGGAGTGGTTCGTCGACCACGCCCGACGCCGCCGGGAGGCTCAGGCCTCCGGGGGGTAGTCGAAGAAGCCGCGGCCGGTCTTGACCCCGAGGTCGCCGCGCGCGATGTACTCCTCCAGCACCCGCAGCTGCCGGTCGTCCAGGGTGGGGTCCTCGGCCAGGTAGTGCCGCTCGATGTCGCGCACCACGTCGAGGCCCACGCGGTCCATCAGGCCGAAGGGACCGAAGCCGGTGCCGAAGGTGAGCTGCCAGATGGCGTCGATGTCACCCGGGGTCGACACCCCGTCCGCGACGACCCGCAGGGACTCGCGCTTGATGGCCGCCCAGATCCGGTTGAAGATGAACCCGGTCGACCTGGCGTGCGCGACGAAGGTGGGGAGCCCGTGCCGGGGGAGGCGCTCCACGAGCAGGTCGATGATCGCCGGGTCGGTCGACCCGGAGCTCATGAGCTCGACCGCGTTGAGCTCGGGGGGTTGGTAGAAGTGGGTGTTGAGCAGACGCTCGGGGCAGGACACCGCGTCGGCGAAGTCGGCCGTGGCGTAGGAGCTGGAGTTGGAGGCGAGGATGGCGTCCGGCTCGGCCGCCGCGTCCAGCTGGGCGAAGACCTCCCGCTTGAGCTCCAGCCGCTCCGGCACCGCCTCGACGACCAACCAGGCGCTCCGGAGGGCACCGGCGAGGTCGTCCAGGAGGTGGACCGTACCGACGGCACCGCCCTCGATGCCGGCGGCCACCTCGGGCAGCGTCGCGTCCAGGTAGCGACGCGCGGACTCGCGCACCGACGCGTCCGGCTCGTGGACCTGGACCGTGCCGCCGCGGTCGGCCATCATCAGGGCGATCCGGCGGCCGAGCGTGCCCGCCCCGATCACCGCGACCGGTCGGGTATCGACCTGCTCCGGCGACGGTAGGGCACGGGTCTCACTCCTCCCCGTCGGCGGCGCCCGGGTTCATCGGTGCGCCGTCGGCCCCGGTGGAGCACGAGGTCGGAGAAGGTGCCCCACACCCCACGGCGGAAGAGCAGCACGATGAGGATAAAGATCGATCCGGTGATGATGCCGATGCCGTCGAAGCCGGAGGTGGCGAGGTAGTCCTCGAGCAGGACGATGATCGCCGCCCCGATGATCCCGCCCCAGAGGGTGCCGATGCCACCGAGGACGGTGATGAGGACCACCTTGCCGGAGGTCTGCCAGGCGACCTCCTGCAGGGACACGAAGCCGTGGCTGATGGCGAACAGGCCACCGGCCAGGCCCGCCAGCCCCGCGGAGATGACGAAGACGGCGACGCGGTAGCGCTCCACGTCGTAGCCGAGGGCCCGGGCGCGTGCCGGGTTGTCACGGGTGGCGACGAGCACCCGCCCGAAGGGCGAGTGGACGACCCGCCAGGCGAACCACATACCGGCCACGATGATGGGGAGCGCCGCGTAGTAGAAGTAGAACGCCTCGTCCTCGACCGCCTCGATGCCGAAGAAGTTGACCGGGACGCTCTG contains:
- a CDS encoding 3-hydroxyacyl-CoA dehydrogenase family protein, with translation MIGAGTLGRRIALMMADRGGTVQVHEPDASVRESARRYLDATLPEVAAGIEGGAVGTVHLLDDLAGALRSAWLVVEAVPERLELKREVFAQLDAAAEPDAILASNSSSYATADFADAVSCPERLLNTHFYQPPELNAVELMSSGSTDPAIIDLLVERLPRHGLPTFVAHARSTGFIFNRIWAAIKRESLRVVADGVSTPGDIDAIWQLTFGTGFGPFGLMDRVGLDVVRDIERHYLAEDPTLDDRQLRVLEEYIARGDLGVKTGRGFFDYPPEA
- a CDS encoding PucR family transcriptional regulator, yielding MTRHLGPVLDYDRERRTALLETLAAWLAEDRHLGRTGERLHVHPNTVTQRLDRIGQLLGNGWQGPDRLLELALAVRLRQVLRD
- a CDS encoding branched-chain amino acid ABC transporter permease, with amino-acid sequence MSTPVDTADTTVERSPDQPAGFLGRSARRWGLLGLGLVVAVALPWFVYPPVAIDIICWALFAVALDLLLGYAGLLSFGHAAFWGGSAYVAGLVSIELGLPFPVAALVGALFAMALALPIGLLSAKRSGIYFAMVTLAFAQMLFFIVNQWRGLTGGENGLQSVPVNFFGIEAVEDEAFYFYYAALPIIVAGMWFAWRVVHSPFGRVLVATRDNPARARALGYDVERYRVAVFVISAGLAGLAGGLFAISHGFVSLQEVAWQTSGKVVLITVLGGIGTLWGGIIGAAIIVLLEDYLATSGFDGIGIITGSIFILIVLLFRRGVWGTFSDLVLHRGRRRTDEPGRRRRGGVRPVPYRRRSRSIPDRSR
- a CDS encoding acetoacetate--CoA ligase, which encodes MPDITWSPTPESLEAARLTGFLRRMEQQHGLELPDYPTAHAWSVRELPAFWDGVREFFDVVGDGLQDARADGRVLVEDRMPGAVWYPDARLNLAENALRHAADPALADEPAVVHVGEDDTLTTTTWAQLERQVASLASHLRRLGVGPGDRVVASLPNVPVTIVAMLATASVGAVWAVASPDLSPAATVDRLAQLEPVVLIGCDGYVFNGRRVELGEHLAAVEAGLPSVRHTLLARLLDPEADPGDRTALGAGLSRLTAEVEADHARVPFDHPLWVLFSSGTTGRPKGLVHGHGGITLEALKMVGLQQDVGPGDRYFVAANTSWVVWNLLVNTLVAGASVVTYAGSPVLRGPGRLFEILELTGATAFGTGAAYLQMVQGAGLRPGEDRDLHRLRSVLSTGSPLPASTWRWFHEAAAPAAHLGSDSGGTDICSIFLGSNPLQPVHLGELQGPALGVDVQAWDEQGRRVVGEVGEMVITRPMPSMPVRLWEDPDGSRYRDAYFDTWPGVWRHGDWVTETTRGGFVVHGRSDATLNRQGVRLGTADIYAALEEVPEVRDSLCIGAEQPDGDYWMPLFVVLTDGETLDDGLERRIREAIRRRCSARHLPDEIVQAPQIPVTHSGKRVEVPVKRLFSGVAPSSAVNVQSVANPEAMEWFVDHARRRREAQASGG